Proteins from one Streptomyces genisteinicus genomic window:
- a CDS encoding ABC transporter permease yields the protein MNRTARHAVRALSLAAALGLWQLLTAQDVNLWLRFEQFPTVTEVARAFGERVGGATYWQDLTDSVTRIVTGFLLAAVAGVAVGTAVARSRVAEDVIGPLLEVLRPIPAIALVPVAILLFPSNEQGIVFITFTAAFFPVTVSTRHAVRALAPVWEEAVRTMGGGRGRVLWSVVLPGALPGVLGGLSVGIGVSWICVISAEMISGEYGVGYRTWQDYTVVDYPGVFVGMVTIGVLGWLTSTAVEVAGRRVTRWLPRGTGRTTARATRPGREPADRPATAATATATATNTATATGERHP from the coding sequence GTGAACCGCACGGCCCGCCACGCGGTGCGCGCGCTGTCCCTGGCCGCCGCGCTCGGGCTCTGGCAGCTGCTGACCGCGCAGGACGTGAACCTGTGGCTGCGGTTCGAGCAGTTCCCCACCGTCACCGAGGTGGCGCGGGCCTTCGGAGAGCGCGTCGGCGGGGCCACCTACTGGCAGGACCTGACCGACAGCGTCACCCGGATCGTGACCGGTTTCCTGCTCGCGGCCGTCGCGGGCGTCGCCGTCGGCACGGCGGTCGCCCGCTCGCGGGTGGCCGAGGACGTGATCGGCCCGCTGCTGGAGGTGCTGCGGCCGATACCGGCGATCGCCCTGGTGCCGGTGGCGATCCTGCTCTTCCCGAGCAACGAGCAGGGCATCGTCTTCATCACGTTCACCGCGGCCTTCTTCCCCGTCACGGTCTCCACCCGCCACGCGGTGCGCGCGCTCGCGCCCGTCTGGGAGGAAGCGGTGCGGACCATGGGCGGCGGCCGCGGACGGGTGCTGTGGTCGGTGGTCCTGCCGGGCGCCCTGCCCGGCGTCCTCGGCGGGCTCTCGGTGGGCATCGGGGTGTCCTGGATCTGCGTGATCTCGGCCGAGATGATCTCCGGCGAGTACGGGGTGGGATACCGCACCTGGCAGGACTACACGGTCGTCGACTACCCCGGCGTCTTCGTCGGCATGGTCACCATCGGCGTCCTCGGCTGGCTCACCTCCACCGCCGTCGAGGTGGCGGGCCGACGGGTGACGCGGTGGCTGCCCCGCGGCACCGGCCGGACGACGGCCCGCGCGACGCGCCCCGGACGGGAGCCCGCGGACCGCCCCGCCACCGCCGCCACTGCCACTGCCACTGCCACCAACACCGCCACCGCCACCGGGGAGAGGCACCCATGA